In the Podospora bellae-mahoneyi strain CBS 112042 chromosome 4, whole genome shotgun sequence genome, one interval contains:
- a CDS encoding hypothetical protein (CAZy:AA3; CAZy:AA8; EggNog:ENOG503NXKF; COG:E) — MKFLSRVGATALAASLYLQHGIAQMADGTYTDQTSGIKFKTWTQGTEATEASPFTFGLALPGDALTENANEYLGILRCKIEDAAAPGWCGLSHGQAGQMTNALLLVAWASEGTVYTSFRWATGYTLPGLYTGDAKLTQVSSNVTDTHFELIYRCQNCFSWNQDGTSGSVETTQGFLVLGHAAGSSGLENPTCPDRATFGFHDAGFGQWGAPLEGATSESYAEWAELATTTPETDCEGTGPGDAECTPAPEKVYDYIVVGGGAGGIPVADKLSAAGHSVLLIEKGPPSSGRWGGTMKPKWLEGTNLTRFDVPGLCNQIWVDSAGIACTDTDQMAGCVLGGGTAVNAGLWWKPPASDWDYNFPAGWKSKDVEAAANRVFDRIPGTFKPSADGVLYRREGFDVLSSGLRKSGYKEVVANESPNEKNGAFAHTHFMFRYGERDGPLATYLVSANNRDNFDLWTGSAVRRALRTGGKVTGVELECLRDGGYSGEVKISAKGGVIFSAGTFGSAKLLMRSGIGPRDQLEIVAGSKDGETFISRDQWIDLPVGSNLIDHLNTDLILTHPDVVFYDFYEAWTAPNEGDKERYLNNRTGILTQAAPNIGPMVWEEVTPSDGIPRQFQWTARVEGDGRITDSPHAMTLSQYLGRGVVSRGRMTITPGLATAVSEHPYLHNAGDKEAVIAGIKKLQAALNVIPNITWVLPPPTGTVEDYVNGLPVSPSARRSNHWMGTAKLGTDDGREGGTAVVDLDTKVYGTDNLFVVDASIFPGMSTGNPSGMIVIAAEKAAERILALKA; from the exons ATGGCATCGCGCAAATGGCTGATGGTACCTACACTGATCAAACGTCCGGCATCAAGTTCAAGACGTGGACTCAAGGCACCGAGGCTACCGAAGCCTCTCCATTCACCTTCGGTCTGGCTCTCCCAGGTGATGCTTTGACCGAAAATGCCAACGAGTACCTTGGTATCCTC CGCTGCAAAATCGAAGATGCAGCTGCTCCCGGCTGGTGCGGTCTTTCCCACGGCCAGGCCGGTCAGATGACCAACGCCCTGCTCCTCGTTGCCTGGGCCTCTGAGGGAACTGTCTACACTTCTTTCCGCTGGGCCACCGGCTACACCTTACCTGGCCTCTACACCGGCGATGCAAAGCTGACCCAAGTTTCTTCGAACGTCACCGACACCCACTTCGAGCTGATCTACCGTTGCCAGAACTGCTTCTCCTGGAACCAAGACGGCACCAGCGGCAGCGTCGAGACAACACAGGGATTCCTCGTTTTGGGCCACGCGGCTGGCAGCTCTGGTCTGGAGAACCCAACCTGCCCTGACCGCGCCACCTTTGGCTTCCACGATGCTGGCTTTGGTCAGTGGGGTGCTCCCTTGGAGGGTGCCACTTCCGAGTCGTACGCCGAGTGGGCTGAGCTTGCTACGACTACTCCTGAGACTGATTGTGAGGG TACTGGTCCTGGTGATGCTGAGTGCACTCCTGCTCCCGAAAAGGTCTACGACTACATCGTTGTTGGTGGCGGTGCCGGCGGTATCCCCGTTGCCGACAAGCTCAGCGCCGCCGGTCACAGCGTCTTGCTCATCGAAAAGGGACCTCCTTCCTCTGGTCGCTGGGGTGGCACCATGAAGCCCAAGTGGCTCGAGGGAACCAATCTCACTCGCTTCGATGTCCCCGGCCTCTGCAATCAGATCTGGGTCGACAGCGCCGGCATTGCCTGCACTGATACTGACCAGATGGCTGGTTGTGTTCTGGGCGGCGGTACTGCTGTCAACGCCGGTCTCTGGTGGAAG CCCCCCGCGTCTGACTGGGACTACAACTTCCCTGCTGGCTGGAAGTCCAAGGATGTTGAGGCTGCCGCCAACCGTGTCTTCGACCGGATTCCTGGTACATTCAAGCCATCTGCTGATGGTGTCCTCTATCGCCGTGAAGGCTTCGATGTTCTTTCCAGCGGTCTGAGGAAGTCGGGCTAcaaggaggttgttgccaATGAGTCGCCCAACGAGAAGAACGGCGCGTTTGCGCACACCCACTTCATGTTCCGATACGGTGAGAGAGATGGCCCGCTTGCCACATACCTTGTTTCAGCCAACAACCGTGACAACTTTGACCTCTGGACTGGCAGTGCTGTGCGCAGGGCTCTCAGAACAGGTGGCAAGGTTACCGGTGTTGAACTCGAATGCTTGAGGGACGGTGGCTACAGCGGTGAAGTCAAGATTAGCGCCAAGGGTGGTGTCATCTTCTCTGCTGGTACTTTTGGCTCTGCCAAGCTTCTCATGCGCA GCGGTATCGGTCCCCGTGACCAGCTCGAGATCGTTGCCGGCTCCAAGGACGGCGAGACCTTCATCTCTCGGGATCAGTGGATCGACCTCCCGGTCGGCTCCAACCTGATTGACCATCTCAACACCGATCTTATCTTGACTCACCCCGACGTCGTCTTCTATGACTTTTACGAGGCCTGGACTGCCCCCAATGAGGGTGACAAGGAGCGTTATCTCAACAACCGCACTGGTATCTTGACCCAGGCTGCCCCCAACATCGGACCCATGGTCTGGGAAGAGGTTACTCCTTCTGACGGCATCCCCCGTCAATTCCAATGGACTGCCCgtgttgagggagatggtcGCATCACTGACTCCCCAC ATGCCATGACTCTCAGCCAGTACCTCGGAAGAGGTGTCGTTTCCAGAGGCCGGATGACCATCACCCCTGGTCTCGCCACCGCTGTTTCCGAGCACCCCTATCTCCACAACGCTGGTGACAAGGAGGCCGTTATTGCTGGTATCAAGAAGCTTCAAGCCGCCCTTAACGTGATCCCCAATATCACCTGGgtccttccccctcccaccggAACTGTTGAGGACTATGTCAATGGC CTCCCTgtctccccatccgcccGCCGCTCCAACCACTGGATGGGTACTGCCAAGCTTGGCACTGATGATGGTCGTGAGGGTGGTACTGCCGTAGTTGACTTGGACACCAAGGTCTATGGCACTGACAACCTCTTTGTGGTTGACGCCTCCATCTTCCCTGGTATGTCGACGGGTAACCCGTCTGGCATGATCGTCATCGCGGctgagaaggctgctgagagGATCTTGGCCCTCAAGGCTTAA
- a CDS encoding hypothetical protein (EggNog:ENOG503PDT1): MSLIELPAEILLQIFDHVGSSYFRSDLSRLRVCKRWNGLAHIVCFREACITTKMLRRMASSPYAESILREMEILDLNLEGFGTVRPGTVLDPKDYSWNYVPDQSSLQRRTMELNDDLVHLATIIKQSRKLRTLRINAIKPSNPVFEIRETYLFPSTLRALLLSTSNLTALELDLYGTRPEPEGHPHHGDDGHVCPMIGALLPTLQRLRLRVRTICADALRPPRDFPGPLPLRVLLVDFVLTEELANEKSRFTARCGGPGRFVRLAQVVRGVVLSQARALLPHMSAPKMVRILTRMFSGDEIQGIDVLTGKNIKVKKGAEWDDNSEVMMD, translated from the coding sequence ATGTCACTCATAGAACTTCCAGCCGAGATCCTTCTTCAAATCTTCGACCATGTGGGCTCATCATACTTCCGCTCAGATCTGTCACGCCTCAGAGTCTGTAAGCGATGGAACGGACTTGCCCATATCGTCTGCTTTCGCGAGGCCTGCATCACGACCAAGATGCTACGAAGAATGGCGTCGTCTCCGTACGCGGAATCAATTCTCCGTGAGATGGAGATTCTCGACCTGAATTTGGAAGGCTTCGGCACTGTCCGGCCGGGGACTGTCTTGGACCCGAAAGATTACAGCTGGAATTACGTCCCGGATCAATCGTCATTGCAAAGGAGGACAATGGAACTGAACGACgatctcgtccacctcgCCACTATCATCAAACAATCCCGAAAATTACGCACCCTGCGCATCAACGCTATCAAGCCATCGAACCCTGTTTTTGAAATCCGAGAGACGTACCTATTCCCATCCACGCTACGCGCCTTGCTCCTATCAACCAGCAACCTGACCGCTCTGGAGCTAGACCTCTACGGTACTCGACCAGAACCAGAGGGTCATCCCCACCACGGCGATGACGGCCACGTCTGCCCGATGATCGGCGCGCTTCTCCCAACGTTGCAGCGTCTACGGCTGCGCGTGCGCACCATTTGCGCCGATGCCCTTAGACCCCCACGAGACTTCCCCGGTCCTCTTCCTTTGCGTGTGCTGCTCGTTGACTTTGTTTTGACCGAGGAGCTGGCAAACGAAAAATCAAGGTTCACCGCACGCTGCGGTGGCCCGGGGAGATTTGTCAGGTTGGCCCAGGTGGTGAGAGGGGTTGTTCTTAGCCAGGCGCGGGCTCTTTTGCCGCATATGTCTGCTCCCAAGATGGTGAGGATACTGACGCGTATGTTTTCGGGCGATGAGATTCAAGGGATTGATGTGTTGACTGGGAAGAATATTAAAGTCAAAAAGGGTGCGGAGTGGGATGATAATTCTGAGGTCATGATGGATTGA
- the PAN5 gene encoding 2-dehydropantoate 2-reductase (Ketopantoate reductase) (KPA reductase) (KPR) (COG:E; EggNog:ENOG503NY0S) yields the protein MLLSDRAIHILGVGNLGKYVAHALATHYPRLPVTLIFRKKDSYDKFVDGGRKITKWVDEHTQDSKSGFRAEWIGQSRPGSPHISNLIVATKGQQTLTPVGFLSPRLDRNSTVLLLQNGMGVKEELDSQILAFRSPEHRPSYWAGVCSTGVFGRGDPTRPVCPFTFQVAGTGPLNIGPFSESQEIEKKHPLRRALEKCHPTLRTEFLDNEKIKLARLRKLVMNAVINPLTVVHRCPNGWLRSLERFRALPDHPVTGITAEYRPSSLVAEIGPIVRAVLDLPSGNPKLDEAWSDLALLREALLLADRTGENQSSMLQDVEGGRETEIDYICGWLIKKARELGLKCPRGTQNLYHYIKFRKWENGEELKRLGPSPRGAASVEDMKAMDEFIGGRNMVTVEKPEWLKAKVTIETPEWLKPKPVSKGDKPWGKAPKRANKYMAKAQGPGKGKVKPTASI from the coding sequence ATGTTGCTGTCAGATCGTGCCATCCATATCCTCGGGGTTGGAAACCTCGGCAAATATGTCGCACACGCACTGGCAACACACTACCCAAGACTTCCCGTGACCTTGATCTTCCGCAAAAAAGACTCCTACGACAAGTTCGTTGACGGCGGCAGGAAAATCACAAAATGGGTCGATGAACACACCCAAGACTCCAAATCCGGCTTCAGAGCCGAGTGGATCGGACAGTCCAGGCCTGGCTCACCACACATCAGCAATCTGATCGTCGCAACAAAGGGCCAGCAAACACTCACTCCTGTCGGCTTCCTTTCACCCCGCCTCGATCGCAACTCGaccgtcttgctgctgcagaACGGCATGGGTGTCAAGGAAGAACTCGACTCCCAGATCCTCGCCTTCCGATCCCCAGAGCACCGTCCCTCGTACTGGGCAGGCGTCTGCAGCACTGGCGTCTTTGGCCGCGGCGACCCTACCCGCCCAGTCTGCCCCTTCACCTTCCAAGTGGCTGGGACCGGCCCACTCAACATCGGACCCTTTAGCGAGAGTCAGGAGATAGAAAAGAAACATCCCCTCCGTCGGGCCCTCGAGAAATGTCACCCAACTCTTCGGACCGAGTTTCTGGACAATGAAAAGATCAAACTCGCCCGGCTGCGCAAGCTGGTCATGAACGCTGTCATCAACCCCCTGACGGTCGTACATAGATGCCCCAACGGTTGGCTTCGGAGTTTGGAAAGATTCAGGGCTCTGCCGGACCATCCAGTCACTGGCATCACCGCCGAGTACAGGCCGTCTTCACTAGTGGCAGAAATCGGCCCCATTGTCCGTGCCGTGCTCGACCTACCCTCGGGAAACCCAAAACTTGACGAGGCCTGGTCGGATCTAGCCTTGCTCAGAGAGGCTCTTCTGCTGGCCGATCGCACCGGTGAGAACCAGAGCTCCATGTTGCAGGATGTGGAGGGTGGTCGAGAGACTGAGATTGACTACATCTGCGGCTGGCTTATCAAGAAGGCAAGGGAGTTGGGGCTGAAGTGCCCAAGGGGGACGCAAAATCTGTATCACTATATCAAGTTCCGCAAGTGGGAGAATGGCGAGGAGTTGAAGAGGTTAGGGCCGTCACCACGTGGAGCAGCATCTGTGGAAGATATGAAGGCGATGGATGAATTCATAGGAGGTAGAAACATGGTGACGGTAGAAAAGCCTGAGTGGCTCAAAGCCAAGGTGACGATAGAAACACCTGAGTGGCTCAAACCCAAGCCGGTGAGCAAAGGCGATAAACCCTGGGGAAAGGCGCCAAAGAGGGCAAATAAATACATGGCAAAGGCTCAAGGGCCTGGCAAAGGCAAAGTAAAGCCAACAGCATCTATTTAA
- a CDS encoding hypothetical protein (COG:E; EggNog:ENOG503NXG3): MALIIDGYDKFAAFITWHPSVQFIHLQWTDYTSTVRVRILTLRHFQALLKAKSNLALCRHYLCLIDIGLPLTNVDPGRPAGQSFLLPDFNTIHLYPSLNTAEEHAVILCYFGNGTPLHQDMHHSTLTLSAPFCPRRALLQAIQAGEEIGLYFRVGFELEFSAVQPKHSAKAAEIHASSGLRAIESFMLPVLSTITKQLESAANVPVEQFHCEGSDNAYELVLGHLAPMEAVDGLVTAKETTRRVCRENGIEVLFNPTMPEINGLHTNISVQSLQGEIGEVEESFLAGMMKHLGALCAFAMPRPEGYARTRAGQWCAGRWVSWGTDNREGPVRKRGRGCWEVRLPDASAQMYLFVAGLVIAGVEGVRRGLELGVRDCQVDVAMLTEEERLELGVTEQLPTKPDEAFQLLLKDELLMQSIGEDLLTMYVTIQELYNKKLAEVGPEGSEERKAWLMARI; encoded by the exons ATGGCTCTCATCATCGATGGTTACGATAAATTCGCGGCCTTCATCACGTGGCACCCATCAGTACAATTCATCCATCTCCAATGGACAGACTACACTTCCACCGTCCGGGTCCGGATTCTCACCCTCCGCCACTTCCAGGCCCTTCTCAAAGCCAAATCAAACCTTGCCCTATGCCGACACTATCTGTGCCTCATTGACATCGGGCTCCCACTCACAAACGTCGACCCTGGCCGCCCTGCAGGACAgagcttcctcctccccgacttcaacaccatccacctTTACCCGAGCCTGAACACCGCAGAAGAACACGCCGTTATTTTATGCTACTTTGGCAACGgaacccccctccatcaagacATGCACCactccaccctcaccctttCCGCCCCCTTCTGCCCCCGCCGCGCTCTGCTCCAAGCCATCCAAGCAGGCGAGGAAATCGGCCTCTACTTCCGAGTCGGCTTCGAGCTCGAATTCAGTGCCGTTCAGCCCAAACACAGTGCCAAAGCAGCAGAAATCCAcgcctcctccggcctccGCGCCATAGAGTCCTTCATGCTTCCCGTGCtatccaccatcaccaaacagCTCGAGTCCGCGGCAAACGTCCCCGTTGAACAATTCCACTGCGAGGGAAGCGACAATGCCTACGAGCTGGTGCTAGGCCACTTGGCCCCCATGGAAGCAGTAGACGGTCTCGTCACCGCCAAGGAGACCACCCGACGAGTGTGTAGGGAGAATGGGATTGAGGTGCTGTTTAATCCCACCATGCCCGAGATCAACGGGTTGCACACGAATATTTCGGTGCAGAGTCTGCAGGgtgagattggggaggtggaggagagcttTCTTGCTGGGATGATGAAGCATTTGGGGGCGTTGTGCGCGTTTGCTATGCCTAGGCCGGAGGGGTATGCCCGGACGAGGGCGGGGCAATGGTGcgcggggaggtgggtttCTTGGGGGACGGATAACAGGGAGGGGCCGGttaggaagagggggagggggtgttgggaggTGAGATTGCCGGATGCGTCGGCGCAGATGTATTTGTTCGTGGCGGGGCTGGTGATcgctggggtggagggtgtgaggagggggttggagttgggggtgagggattgCCAGG TTGATGTGGCGATgttgacggaggaggagaggctgGAGCTTGGGGTGACCGAGCAGCTTCCTACTAAACCCGACGAGGCGTTTCAGCTGCTTCTGAAGGACGAGTTGTTGATGCAAAGTATTGGGGAGGACTTGCTGACGATGTATGTGACCATCCAGGAGTTGTACAACAAGAAATTGGCGGAGGTCGGACCTGAAGGttcggaggagaggaaagcGTGGCTTATGGCTCGGATTTGA
- a CDS encoding hypothetical protein (EggNog:ENOG503P2CK; COG:S) gives MIQIQIIAEAKWLIVYDNVESFDVLVTHWPNLAANGHALITTRNTDLAWEPAEIGIEVETWDIDNGAKCIIHLLADHISADVLASQFNSALELSERLSGHALALDRMAGVIHKRGWTIGQLVEIYDRAPEFGQNGIGPVWQISFQNLSVNASSILAVISCCSADRIPEMLFQPGEPGKLATELPWCGDVLTLSEAVVELQTLSLVKKDRDTCELSCHRLIQSHFQDFLGEEGRAKAHRMASKLVFLAFPERAPHLHEHWERCSVYVPHILALSKMFRQERLRNSRFHTCREFCEVATTCERYLLEQHEFEELKEVCEVNQEAILTLQGEERLWDMLSSIPSYLGQLYLRSGYHRKGLKCLEKSLEIRIREPDGDQMEVSWSEHNIGEAYVTMMELDKAYEWFKKAAATWKRWSESAKPSDPPRRPYSPFQKMSMATCLLYMGRLKEARAEIEGPYKEYMRNQGEQWANAAYASFLIGRIEMEEKNFSNAESYFMQAQNLWLSKQQARTSYFNAACMYRTGCCALDQGNVQASIKHITDAMVITYLHKEDMVGEHARCLYKLSQALYEDESREAEAEMLLQEAETLYFSRSEDQGRTPTEKDYDGLVHMQWR, from the exons ATGATTCAAATTCAAATCATTGCAGAGGCCAAATGGTTGATAGTCTACGACAATGTAGAATCTTTCGACGTCCTCGTCACGCACTGGCCCAACCTAGCGGCAAATGGTCACGCCTTGATCACCACTCGCAACACCGATCTTGCCTGGGAGCCGGCAGAAATCGGAATTGAAGTTGAGACTTGGGACATCGACAACGGCGCCAAGTGTATTATCCATCTACTCGCCGATCACATCAGCGCCGATGTCTTGGCCAGCCAGTTCAACTCAGCGCTAGAGCTCTCAGAGAGGCTCAGCGGCCACGCTTTGGCTCTAGACAGGATGGCGGGTGTTATTCACAAGCGCGGCTGGACCATAGGCCAGCTGGTCGAGATCTATGACCGCGCCCCGGAGTTTGGACAGAACGGTATCGGCCCAGTCTGGCAGATCTCTTTTCAGAACTTGAGCGTCAACGCGAGTTCGATTCTGGCGGTCATCTCGTGCTGCAGTGCGGATCGGATACCGGAGATGCTCTTTCAGCCCGGAGAGCCGGGCAAGTTGGCAACGGAGCTGCCGTGGTGTGGAGATGTCCTGAC CCTTTCCGAAGCGGTTGTGGAACTCCAAACTTTGTCCCTGGTCAAGAAGGACAGAGACACATGCGAACTGTCGTGCCACAGGCTAATCCAGAGCCATTTTCAGGACTTtctgggagaggaaggccGAGCAAAGGCTCATCGTATGGCGTCCAAGCTTGTGTTTCTCGCCTTTCCGGAGCGGGCGCCTCACCTGCACGAACACTGGGAACGGTGTAGTGTTTATGTGCCACATATCCTGGCTCTTTCCAAGATGTTTAGACAGGAGCGATTGAGGAACTCAAGGTTTCATACGTGTAGAGAGTTTTGTGAGGTTGCTACTACCTGTGAACG TTATCTTCTCGAGCAGCACGAGTTTGAAGAGCTCAAAGAAGTCTGCGAAGTCAATCAGGAGGCGATCCTCACCCTACAAGGCGAGGAGCGGCTTTGGGACATGTTATCCTCGATTCCATCGTATTTAGGTCAGCTCTATCTCCGCAGCGGCTACCACAGGAAGGGGCTCAAGTGTCTTGAGAAGTCACTTGAGATTCGGATCCGGGAACCGGATGGCGACCAGATGGAGGTGTCATGGTCCGAGCACAACATTGGCGAGGCGTACGTTACTATGATGGAGCTCGATAAAGCATATGAATGGTTTAAGAAGGCTGCTGCAACTTGGAAACGGTGGTCAGAATCGGCCAAACCTTCGGATCCGCCTAGAAGGCCGTACTCTCCGTTCCAAAAGATGAGCATGGCTACGTGTTTGTTGTATATGGGCCGGTTGAAGGAGGCGCGGGCGGAGATTGAAGGGCCCTACAAAGAGTACATGCGGAATCAAGGGGAGCAGTGGGCCAATGCGGCATA CGCGAGCTTTCTGATCGGCAGAATCGAAATGGAAGAAAAGAACTTCTCCAATGCCGAGTCGTACTTTATGCAAGCTCAGAACCTGTGGCTTTCGAAGCAGCAGGCTCGAACGAGCTATTTCAACGCCGCGTGCATGTACCGGACCGGATGCTGCGCTCTAGATCAGGGAAACGTGCAAGCTTCCAT AAAACACATCACAGACGCGATGGTGATTACGTACCTCCACAAGGAAGACATGGTGGGTGAGCATGCCCGCTGTCTCTACAAGCTTTCTCAGGCTTTATATGAGGATGAGAGCAGAGAGGCAGAAGCCGAGATGCTGCTGCAGGAGGCCGAGACGTTGTACTTTTCTCGATCGGAGGATCAGGGGAGGACACCGACGGAGAAGGATTATGATGGGTTGGTGCATATGCAGTGGCGCTGA
- a CDS encoding hypothetical protein (EggNog:ENOG503PQVB) produces MDTKELEQFFQETWASRAARCMTKIKDREDKRNVRSFRSYDDIIEHLINDPDEPFPDAVLEELSMIRPRLVEFRDFSKIFAEKLGPKLDPSLFWGLMGTLVVAAQIEGDATRRMTQEIKKLSRNVETLRGYSTAEEDLSNKAKEAVFETFVVATNFFADAIEFLRDEEHFARSRSAGSLETPRRYLRNNLS; encoded by the exons ATGGACACCAAAGAGTT AGAGCAGTTCTTCCAGGAGACATGGGCGTCCCGAGCGGCAAGATGCATGACAAAGATTAAAGATCGTGAGGATAAGCGAAACGTTCGAAGCTTTCGCAGCTACGACGATATCATCGAACATCTCATAAATGACCCTGATGAACCATTCCCCGATGCTGTTCTTGAGGAGCTATCCATGATCCGCCCTCGACTTGTCGAGTTTCGAGACTTTAGCAAGATCTTCGCGGAGAAACTCGGACCAAAGCTCGACCCTAGCTTGTTCTGGGGATTGATGGGGACACTTGTT GTAGCGGCGCAGATAGAGGGAGACGCCACTCGACGGATGACACAGGAAATCAAGAAGCTCAGCCGAAACGTCGAAACGCTACGAGGATACAGCACAGCCGAAGAGGACCTATCCAATAAAGCCAAAGAGGCTGTCTTCGAGACGTTTGTGGTGGCTACCAACTTCTTTGCGGACGCCATTGAGTTTCTCCGGGACGAAGAGCATTTTGCCCGGTCCCGTTCCGCCG GATCCCTGGAGACGCCTCGAAGATATTTGCGAAATAACCTCTCGTGA
- a CDS encoding hypothetical protein (EggNog:ENOG503PMRH), protein MEREPKPQVRKRDPAFPSPGAVSIVSHEQPAGVPHSDFSVGGLPLQIELSFPGQWENLKDKEFDVINLWRPLHGPNFDWPLTLLDFASVEPDDMILNDDLHRDRAMENTLLHFNEKHRWYFVNGQTVDDVLVFRIVDSTGKRARGFHCAANNPNTPPGQMRTSIEIRIVAVR, encoded by the exons ATGGAACGTGAACCAAAACCCCAGGTCCGAAAACGCGACCcagccttcccctccccgggTGCAGTCTCCATCGTGAGCCACGAACAACCGGCAGGCGTCCCGCACAGCGACTTCTCCGTCGGGGGTCTGCCCCTGCAGATCGAACTCTCCTTTCCGGGGCAGTGGGAGAACTTGAAGGACAAGGAGTTTGATGTCATCAA tCTCTGGCGCCCCCTCCACGGCCCAAACTTCGACTGgcccctcaccctcctaGACTTTGCCTCGGTCGAACCAGACGACATGATTCTCAACGACGACCTGCACCGCGACCGGGCAATGGAGAACACGCTCCTTCACTTCAACGAGAAGCACAGGTGGTATTTTGTCAACGGGCAGACGGTGGACGACGTGCTCGTTTTCAGGATCGTCGACTCGACGGGAAAGAGGGCGA GGGGCTTTCATTGCGCTGCTAATAACCCGAATACGCCTCCTGGACAGATGAGGACTAGTATTGAGATTAGGATAGTGGCTGTTCGATGA